The sequence AGCGCCGCGCGGGCTCTACGGCCGGCCGCTCAGCATCGCCTCGAGCTCCGGCGGCACGCAGCCGTAGGCCTCCGCGGCCACGAGCAGCGCCGAGTTCTGCGGCAGGTTGAGCAGGAACGAGCTGGCGTAGGGCGTCCCCTCGAGGCCCTTCAGCCGGCGCAGGAGCGGGGGCATCGCGCGCTCCATCGCGGCACGCGCGCCCTCCAGATCGCCCATGTCCACGCAGGCGTCGTGGAGCGCGAGGTAGATCGGCGCCTCGTTGAGCAGGCTCGGCGCGCCCGCCTCGACGAGGGCCGCCGCCTCCCGCGCGATCTCGCGGGCCTGCTCGGCGTTGCCGAAGCGGCGCTCCGCCTCGGCGCAGAACCCGAGCGCCACGGGCAGGACGTCGCGGTTGTCGGTGACCCGGTACGCGTCGGTGGCCTTCTTCAGCAGCGAGCGCGCCCGCGCGAGGCCCGACGACTCGAGGCGCAAGAGCTCGCAGCCCCGGTAGAACAGGATGCCCAGCGTCACCCGGTCGCGCACGACCCACATGCTCCCCGCGGCCTCGTCCGCGCTCGCGCGCGGCTCCGCGAGCACGGCGTCGAGCCGAGGCTCGGGGCCGAACGTCGCCGCCCAGCAGAGCAGGATCATCTGCCCGTGCCGCGCCGCCCCGGAGCTGCCGATCGCCTGCGCCCTGGCGATGCCCCCCTCGATCTCCTGGAGCGCCTCCTCCCGGGCGCCGATGGTCGTCAGCGCGAAGCCGACGTTCATCGTCAGCATCGCCTCGCGCTCCTGCAGCCCGGCCCGGCGCGCGGCCCGCGCCGCGTTCCGGCGCGCCCCCAGCGCAGCGGCCGGCTCGCCGCGCGTCTGGTGGGCGACCGCGCGCGTCTGCCACGCGTCGACCGCCGCCCAGACGAGGTTCCGCCGCGCCGCCAGGTCGAGCAGGTGCGCGGCCTCCTGCTCGGCCATCGCCAGCTGCCCGGCGAACGCGTGGACCTGCGCCAGCGTCGCCGAGCACTGCGCCTCCTCCTCGACGAGATCGATCGACCGGGCGCGGTCGCGCAGCGCCGTCAGCCGCTCCTCCAGGTCGATCCCGGAGCCGCACGCGTGGTCGTAGCGCGCGCGGGCCGTCAGCGTGCGCAGCTCGCTCGCCTCGTCGAAGACGTTCTCCCACATCGCCCGGATCGCCGAGTCGCGCTCGGGCGAGCGCGCGTCGAGCCGCGAGTACGCCTCCTCGAGGAGGACCGCGCGCGCGAACGCCGTCGGCTTGTCGGGGGAGAACACGAGCGCGCGATCAGCCATGGTGACCGCGTCGCGGAGCGAGTTCGTCGCCAGGGCGCGCCGCGCGGCGGCCTCCCAGCGGATCGCGGCCTCCTCGTGCTCGCCGCCGAGATCGAAGTGCTGCGCCACCGTCGCGCTGTCCTCGCCGAGCCGATCGAGCCAGCGCGCCGCCGCGGCGTGCAGCCTCTTGCGGAGCTCTTCGCCGACGGACGCGTACGCGACGTCGCGGACGAGCGCGTGCTTGAACAGGAACTCGCGCGCGGCCGGGAAGCGCGACGCGGGCTGCGCGACGAGGAGCTCCGCGGCGATGAGCTTCTTCAGCGCCGTCGCGGGCTCGGCCACCCCGACCTCGGCGAGGCCCAGGTCCCACACCGACAGGCCGAAGACGCTCATGCGCACCACCGCCTCCCGGGTGGGCTCGTCGAGCGCGTCGAGGCTCACCTGGATGGCCGCCTCGATGGTGGGCGCCGTGGCGGCGTCCTTGCCTGACGCGATGACCCGCGCGAGCTCCTCGGCGAAGAGCGGGGAGCCGGCCGCCTGCTGCGCGACGCGGTCGAGCGTCGCCTCCTCGAACGGCCGCGCGGCCGCGGCCGCGCTGAAGACCGCCCGCGCGATCTCGCGGGTGGCCCGGCGCGCGATGGGGCGCAGCTCCACGCGCACGTGGTCGCGGCCGGCGAAGCGCTGGCCCTGGTCGCGCCAGAACGCGGGGCGCACCATGAGCAGGATGAACAGCGCCCTCCCGGTCGCCCGCCCGAGGAGGTGATCGAGCCACGCGACGCTCTCCGGGTCGGCCCACTGCGCGTCCTCGACGAGCAGCGCGCACGGCTCGCTCGACGCCGCGTCGACGGCGATGTCGGTCATCGAGAGGTAGAGCGCGTCGCGCGCGCCGCGCAGGTCGACGCCGTCCGGGAACGGCTGGTTCGCGAGCAGGCGCGCGAGGAGCCCGCCGTCGCCGTGGAGCGGCCGCCGCGCGCGCACCGCGTCCTCGGCCTGCTCGAGCGACGCGCCCTTCGGCAGGCCCATGAGGACCCGCAGCGCGTCCGTGGCGACGCCGAGCGCCTGCGCGCGGCCGAACGACTCGCAGCGCAGCTGGACGAGCCGCGGCGGATCCGGTCGATCCACGATGCGGGCGACGAACTCGCGCGCGAGCCGGCTCTTGCCGATCCCCGGCGGCCCCGAGATGCTCATCACGACCGGCGTCCCGTCCTCCACGCACCGCTCGAACGCCGCGACGGTCGTGATGAGCTCGGCGTCCCGCCCCACGAACGGCGTCTGCGCGTCGGGCCGCTTCGGCGCGCGCGCGAGCACCCGCACGGCGCCGCTCTCCAGGGGCTCGCCCATGAAGCGCCCGCGGGACAGCTCCACCGTGGTGGCGTCCGCGAGGACCCTGCCGAGGCCCGCCTCGCGCGCGAGCGCGACCGCGCGGTCGACGACCTCGCCGGCGGCGCGCGTCCTGTCGACGCGCATGCGGCCGGAGGCGACGCCGACGCGGCCGCCACGGCCGCCGAGCGCGAGCCCGAGCTCGAGGGCGCGGGACGCCTCGTCGCCGTGGGCCTGTCGCACGCCGAGGTGGGCGGCGATCGAGTCCGTGCCGAGCGGCAGCGCGTCGGCCCCGCGGCGGCGCAGCGCTTCGAGCTCCCGCTGCCGCTCCTCCCCGGTGGCCACGTGCAGCGCCACGATCGTGGTCACGAGCCGCGTCCCCATCGCGCCCGGCGGGTTGTCGCTCACGCGCAGCGGCGACGGGGTGGGCAGGTACGGCTCGTCGGCGAGCGCCGCGAGCCTGTCCGCCACCTCGCGCGCCGAGCTCGGCCGGAGCTCCCGGTCGGCGAGCAGGAGCGCGTGGATCAGGTCGTCGAGCGCCGGGACCACGTCGAGCAGGAACTCCGAGAGGCGCGGCGCGGGCGTCGTCGCCAGGCGGACGAGGGTCGCGATCGAGCTCGGCCCCATGTGCGGGGGCCGGCCGGCGACCAGCTCGAACAGCGTCGCGCCGAGCGAGTAGAGATCGCTGCGCGCGTCCACCGTCGCGTCGCCGCGCGCCTGCTCGGGCGAGATGTACGCCGGCGTGCCGACGAGACCCCCCGCGTCCGTCGTGAGCACGACCTCCTTCGACGCCGCCACGCCGAAGTCCACGAGCTTGGTGCGGAGCGGGGCGTCCGGCGAGCCGCGCAGGAGGATGATGTTGGAAGGCTTGATGTCGCGGTGGACGACGCCCGCGGCGTGCGCGGCCGCGAGCGCGTTCGCCACCTGCCGCCCGACCTCGATCCCCTCGCGCAGCGAGAGCGGGGAGCGCTTCTGGCGCGCCGCCAGGTCCTCGCCGTCGAGCCATTCCATCGCGATGAACGTCGCGCCCTCCTCGATGCGCCGCCCCTCCGCGTCGACAGCGCTCGCCTCGAGCGTCCCGAACGCAACGACCCTCACGATCGCCGGGTGATCGAGCTCCGAGAGGACCTGCCCCTCGCGGGAGAGCCGGGCCTGGCCCTCGGCGTCGACGCCGACCGCCGTGATGATCTTCAGCGCGACGTAGCGCTCTGTCTGCACGTCGAAGGCGCGGTGCACGGTGCCGATCCCGCCGCGGCCGACCTCGTGCTCGATGTGGAATCGGCCTGCGACGAGCGGCCTTGCGGACTCGATGCGCGCGGAGCTCATGCGCTAGCCGACGTGGTTTGTGGGATGGGCGCCGAGGGGGCTCCGGCGCAGCGGAGAGGCGATCTCATCGCGTCGGGCCGCGTGGGCCTGCGGTGTTCCGACAGGGCGCATTCGCGAAAGAGACTACGCCGTCGCTCATGGCAGTTCCAGTGTCGCGGTCGCTGGGACCCGGCAGCGTGGCGGACGCGGCGAGCCGGCAGGAGATGTCGTAGAGCGCGCGGCGGGCCTCTCTTGACGGATCCGGCGGCTCCTCCTACGGTCTTCGGCTCCGCTGCTCCTCCAACGTTGCGCTACGTTGCGTTACGTTCGAGCGGCGGGAGCCATTTCGATGCTCGATCGCGTCGCCGTTCACCAGACCCGGCTGCGCACGCCCGGCCTCGGGCTCGACGCCAAGGGGGTCGCGCTCGGCGCCAAGGGGCTCGTCCTCCTGCCGTCGATCGATCGGCTCGTGGCCTTCCTGGCGCTCTACACGCGGCAGGGCTCGCTCGCGGACATCCTCCGCTCGCTCGTCGTC is a genomic window of Sorangium aterium containing:
- a CDS encoding serine/threonine-protein kinase codes for the protein MSSARIESARPLVAGRFHIEHEVGRGGIGTVHRAFDVQTERYVALKIITAVGVDAEGQARLSREGQVLSELDHPAIVRVVAFGTLEASAVDAEGRRIEEGATFIAMEWLDGEDLAARQKRSPLSLREGIEVGRQVANALAAAHAAGVVHRDIKPSNIILLRGSPDAPLRTKLVDFGVAASKEVVLTTDAGGLVGTPAYISPEQARGDATVDARSDLYSLGATLFELVAGRPPHMGPSSIATLVRLATTPAPRLSEFLLDVVPALDDLIHALLLADRELRPSSAREVADRLAALADEPYLPTPSPLRVSDNPPGAMGTRLVTTIVALHVATGEERQRELEALRRRGADALPLGTDSIAAHLGVRQAHGDEASRALELGLALGGRGGRVGVASGRMRVDRTRAAGEVVDRAVALAREAGLGRVLADATTVELSRGRFMGEPLESGAVRVLARAPKRPDAQTPFVGRDAELITTVAAFERCVEDGTPVVMSISGPPGIGKSRLAREFVARIVDRPDPPRLVQLRCESFGRAQALGVATDALRVLMGLPKGASLEQAEDAVRARRPLHGDGGLLARLLANQPFPDGVDLRGARDALYLSMTDIAVDAASSEPCALLVEDAQWADPESVAWLDHLLGRATGRALFILLMVRPAFWRDQGQRFAGRDHVRVELRPIARRATREIARAVFSAAAAARPFEEATLDRVAQQAAGSPLFAEELARVIASGKDAATAPTIEAAIQVSLDALDEPTREAVVRMSVFGLSVWDLGLAEVGVAEPATALKKLIAAELLVAQPASRFPAAREFLFKHALVRDVAYASVGEELRKRLHAAAARWLDRLGEDSATVAQHFDLGGEHEEAAIRWEAAARRALATNSLRDAVTMADRALVFSPDKPTAFARAVLLEEAYSRLDARSPERDSAIRAMWENVFDEASELRTLTARARYDHACGSGIDLEERLTALRDRARSIDLVEEEAQCSATLAQVHAFAGQLAMAEQEAAHLLDLAARRNLVWAAVDAWQTRAVAHQTRGEPAAALGARRNAARAARRAGLQEREAMLTMNVGFALTTIGAREEALQEIEGGIARAQAIGSSGAARHGQMILLCWAATFGPEPRLDAVLAEPRASADEAAGSMWVVRDRVTLGILFYRGCELLRLESSGLARARSLLKKATDAYRVTDNRDVLPVALGFCAEAERRFGNAEQAREIAREAAALVEAGAPSLLNEAPIYLALHDACVDMGDLEGARAAMERAMPPLLRRLKGLEGTPYASSFLLNLPQNSALLVAAEAYGCVPPELEAMLSGRP